The genomic region CGTGAACTGGGGACAGGACATTGGGGAGTTCCGCAGGATCTTGGGGGAATTCAGGCCAACTTCTCGGGCTTTCCAGGAAATCAGGGAGTATATGAACGCCTTTGTCTCTCCCTGACCACAGGATTTTTACACCTCCCGGGAGTCTACAACAAGTGTTACTCCAGTTCCTCCTGGTGTTGCCTGCACTGGCAGATCTAGTCCTCCTTTTACAGATCTGGAGGGAAAACTCAATCTTCAAATTTGACGGTAAGTTCTGCGCTCCTGCATCCATCATTGTTCCCGTGAGGGGTCTCGACCCCGAACTAGAGAGGAACGTGGAATCGCTCAGGAACCAGGACTTTCCCTGTCCCTTCGAGATAATATACGTGGTGGATCCTGATCAACCATGGTTGGCTGAACGTCTGAGACGGCTTGGAGTGAAGGTCGTGATCACCAGTTTTACCTGTTCATGTAGCGGTAAAATAAGGGCACAACTCTCAGGGCTAAGGGAGTCCGCGAATGAAGTGGTGGTCTTCGCCGACTCCGACACGCTCTATCCTAGGAACTGGTTGAGGGAGATGGTGGGGAACCTTGACAGGCACATGGCTGTAACCACGTTTTCATGGCCCGCCCCCCTCAAAATAACGTGGAGAAACCTGATCAGGGCTGGCTTCTGGACATTGGGATTCGAGTCTCAGGCCTCTGGTGGGACCTTCCTCTGGGGAGGCTCCATGGCCTTCAGAAGAGATTTCTTTGATAGTGAGGTCCTGGAAGAGCTTTCGCGTGAATGGTGTGACGACTGCACCCTCACTAGGATAGTGAAAAAGCGAGGAGTAAGTATCGCCTTCGACGGTAAAGCCATCCCACTCAACATTTATGACGAGAGAGACCTATGGAAATGGTCCACAAGGCAGGTCGTCACGATCATCAAGTACTCTAGCAGAGGAGCCAAGGCCTTCCTGGTGATAGGTGCTCTCATGCTTGCCTTTCCAATCCTTTTCCTTGTCTTCTTGAACCCATTCTACCTGTCTCCTCTGCTTCTATGGATTCTGAAAAATTTCTCCAGAAGTAGAAATCTGGGGAAATATTCATATACCCCATCTGTCATGTCAATTTTAGGTGTATATTACGGGTGGATCAAGCTAATCCTTGACTACAGGAAAAGGACAGTCGTTTGGAGAGACAGGGTCTATAATCTTTAACAGGGTTTTACAATAGTTAGTATAATCTAAGACCGAGAGTTTTTTATACTTTCTTAGATTTAGAAGGCAAGTTATGAAACTAGCATGTGAGCTAGGATCTCAGGTAGTGGTTCCAGCGATAAGGACTGTAGTTGCACAGGAGATGTTATCTATGGGGATGCCTTACTCTAAAATTGCTGAGATTTTAGGCATCTCCACCACAACGATTTCAAAGTATAGGGCAAGAAACAACGACAGGTTAGTGGAGATGATAAGGAAAGATCCAGATTTGATGGAAGACATGAGAACGTTGTCCAGGATGGCTAGGGACGGAAGTGCATCATATCATCACGTTTGCGAGATGTGTCACCTTATTAGGAAGAGGTTTTTTATGTCCTCAGGGAAATGTCCCATGGATGATGAAGTTCTACCCCGTGATGGATAAGGTGACATGAGGACTAAACTGATAAAATCCACGTTTACACCATCTAGTTTGAATGATGAGGTCGAGCACTGCATGAATCGTGATGAACGGACCACCTCTGAGGTAAGACTCGAGCTTCACCTTAACCCCTTCTCGTTTCACGAGACCACATCTAGGTACAGGGTTGAGGAGGAGGACAACTGGTTGAGGCTAACAGGAAAAGAGGGTGAGTATCTAGCTCGAGAATTTGAGACCTACGCTGTTCTTCTTTACCCTATCTCTTGGATTCCCAGAGAGCTCATTCTATCCCTAGATCATAGGTTAACCTCGGTGGATAAGTTAAGGGACGTCCTGATGAAGCCGATGGATTGGAAGGACTTTGTCACATTCAGGATCAGGGAAGGTCAGATCACCTCCTCAGATCTTAAGCTAGAGAACTTCTTGGGAAGAGACCTTGTCAACAATGTCCTTGAGTCGGAGGGTCTAGAGTTCGTGGAATTCGACGAAGGCATTGAGTTAGCCTGTAAACTTGAGAGTTTCAGCTGGCCAAGCCTTAACTTAGCGTTCTGGAAGATTTCAATGGGGCTCAGCCTCTACTTTGAGCTTAAACGTTACCACGAAGATATCTCCCTCAGGCTAGCTCAGGAATATCTAAGCAGGTTTAATCCTCCTTCCTAGTTAGTATGCACGTTAATAGTAGTGTTCTTAACCGAAATAGCGAAATAATGAAGTAATCTTTTTTAACTCGTTTTTACCTTAAGTAATTTTAGAGTGTATTAAAATGGTCGCAATAAACCCCTCGGATATCGCCATTATAATTATAGTGGCGCTGGTACTGTTTGTGGGGAGCAGTAAGATTCCTGAGCTATTCAGATCCATGGGTAGAGCTCTCGGGGAGTTCAAAAAGGGGAGAATGGAAGCGGAAATGGAGATAAACCAGATGCAGACTCAGCAGAGCCAGCCTAATGTACAGCAGTCTCAAAAAACTACTTCTGCAGAGGATTTGGAAAAGCAGATTAGGGATCTTCAGAATCAGTTGGATCAACTAAAGAAACAGCAAGGTACAAAATAAATCTTTTTCTTGAATGAAAGTCAAACAGAGGGCCCAGGTATGATAGGTAGTATTAGTGATCTTTTGATAATGGTTGTTGTGGCAATCCTTCTTCTGGGAGGGGAGAAGGACTTATCCGGTACCGTAAAAAACCTGGGCCGAACTCTTTCTGAACTCAGGAAAAGACAGAACGATTTCAAGAATGAACTCATGAGGGAGCTTTCCGAGTCTGGGGACATTACACAGGAGGCAAAGCGGAGCCTATCTTTTAACAGCGATGTGACCCCTGCAGTGAGACCGTTGCCCAGAGCTACTCAATCGACGGTTCCAGACGACCCTAGGATAAGACAATTGGAGGAGCAGATCAAAAGATTGCAGGCGGAGCTAGAGAGGTTGAAGAAGGGTGACGGAAAGAACTAATGAACTTCCAAAGTCTCAGGAAAGACCCTTACTGGAACATCTTAATGAGCTTATTGTTAGGGCTAGAAGGGCACTAATATCCCTTGTTATAGCCTTCGTCATTTTCTTCTTTTTCGGGATAACTGAGGTATCCTTCGACGGCTTCAATTTTCCTATCCTCTATCCAAACCTGTTTAACAGCATCTCGTCACATTTTATTGAACTGTTTATCCACACGGAGCTTCCGCCTCAAATGAAGTTGTTAAACCTAAACCCCTTTGATACCCTATTCTCAGCTGCCTATGTTTCGTTCTTCCTCTCCCTCTTTATAGCCCTTCCGATCATTGTCCATGAAATATGGGGTTTCGTGTCTCCGGGACTTTATGAACATGAGAAGAGAATGGCTAAGATGATAGTACTGCCTGCATTTATCCTCTTTGCAGCCGGTTCCAGCTTCGCATACTTTGTGATTATTCCAGTTATGATGAAGTTCGTGCTTATATATACAACAACCCTCGGAGTGGAACCCACTCTAAGTTTGAGGGCTTTCATAAATACTGTTATGTCACTTATGTTAACGGTGGGGGTGGCGTTTGAATACCCCCTTGTCATGAGCATGCTTACTTTGGCTGGAGTAGTGAAGGCACAGAGCTGGAGGAAGAACTGGAGATATGGTGTGCTAGGCGCATTCATAATAGCGTGGTTTATCTCGCCGGGAACAACAGGAGGAGTGATTGAAACCACAATAGGAGTTACTCTATCCACCCTTTACTTTGTGGGAGTAGCTACCTCATACTTAGCTGAGAGGAAGAGGAAATCTTGGGGTATATAACTGTATACTAAACACGTGAAATATTCTCCTAAATTTTTCTCCTGTATAT from Metallosphaera sedula DSM 5348 harbors:
- a CDS encoding twin-arginine translocase TatA/TatE family subunit → MIGSISDLLIMVVVAILLLGGEKDLSGTVKNLGRTLSELRKRQNDFKNELMRELSESGDITQEAKRSLSFNSDVTPAVRPLPRATQSTVPDDPRIRQLEEQIKRLQAELERLKKGDGKN
- a CDS encoding twin-arginine translocase TatA/TatE family subunit, which translates into the protein MVAINPSDIAIIIIVALVLFVGSSKIPELFRSMGRALGEFKKGRMEAEMEINQMQTQQSQPNVQQSQKTTSAEDLEKQIRDLQNQLDQLKKQQGTK
- a CDS encoding transcriptional regulator; the encoded protein is MKLACELGSQVVVPAIRTVVAQEMLSMGMPYSKIAEILGISTTTISKYRARNNDRLVEMIRKDPDLMEDMRTLSRMARDGSASYHHVCEMCHLIRKRFFMSSGKCPMDDEVLPRDG
- a CDS encoding glycosyltransferase → MLLQFLLVLPALADLVLLLQIWRENSIFKFDGKFCAPASIIVPVRGLDPELERNVESLRNQDFPCPFEIIYVVDPDQPWLAERLRRLGVKVVITSFTCSCSGKIRAQLSGLRESANEVVVFADSDTLYPRNWLREMVGNLDRHMAVTTFSWPAPLKITWRNLIRAGFWTLGFESQASGGTFLWGGSMAFRRDFFDSEVLEELSREWCDDCTLTRIVKKRGVSIAFDGKAIPLNIYDERDLWKWSTRQVVTIIKYSSRGAKAFLVIGALMLAFPILFLVFLNPFYLSPLLLWILKNFSRSRNLGKYSYTPSVMSILGVYYGWIKLILDYRKRTVVWRDRVYNL
- the tatC gene encoding twin-arginine translocase subunit TatC gives rise to the protein MTERTNELPKSQERPLLEHLNELIVRARRALISLVIAFVIFFFFGITEVSFDGFNFPILYPNLFNSISSHFIELFIHTELPPQMKLLNLNPFDTLFSAAYVSFFLSLFIALPIIVHEIWGFVSPGLYEHEKRMAKMIVLPAFILFAAGSSFAYFVIIPVMMKFVLIYTTTLGVEPTLSLRAFINTVMSLMLTVGVAFEYPLVMSMLTLAGVVKAQSWRKNWRYGVLGAFIIAWFISPGTTGGVIETTIGVTLSTLYFVGVATSYLAERKRKSWGI